From Thalassococcus sp. S3, one genomic window encodes:
- the ureC gene encoding urease subunit alpha, with protein sequence MPTQIARSDYAAMFGPTTGDKVRLADTDLIIEVEKDLTTYGEEVKFGGGKVIRDGMGQSQATRADGAVDTVITNALIVDHAGIYKADVGLRDGRIHKIGKAGNPDTQPGVDIVIGPGTEAIAGEGKILTAGGFDSHIHFICPQQIQDALHSGVTTLLGGGTGPAHGTLATTCTPGSWHIGRMLQALDAFPMNFGLSCKGNASQPAALVEMVEAGACAMKLHEDWGTTPGAIDCCLSVADDMDVQVMIHTDTLNESGFVENTVAAMKGRTIHAFHTEGAGGGHAPDIIKICGEEHVLPSSTNPTRPFTVNTIEEHLDMLMVCHHLDKSIPEDVAFAESRIRRETIAAEDILHDMGAFSIIASDSQAMGRVGEVLIRTWQTADKMKKQRGRLAEETGENDNLRVRRYISKYTINPAIAHGVSHEIGSIEEGKRADLCLWSPAFFGVKPEMVLMSGTIVCAQMGDPNASIPTPQPVYTRPMFGAFGRSVERSAVIFVSEAAQAAGIRDSLGLAKETVAVKGVRNIGKKDLILNNALPKVDVNPETYEVRADGELLTCQPAEVLPMAQRYFLY encoded by the coding sequence ATGCCGACACAGATTGCACGTTCCGACTATGCCGCGATGTTCGGCCCCACCACGGGGGACAAGGTTCGACTGGCTGATACGGATCTGATCATCGAGGTCGAGAAAGACCTGACCACTTACGGCGAGGAAGTGAAGTTCGGCGGCGGCAAGGTGATCCGCGATGGCATGGGGCAGTCCCAAGCCACCCGGGCGGACGGCGCCGTGGACACGGTGATCACCAACGCGCTCATCGTGGATCACGCCGGCATCTACAAGGCGGATGTGGGTCTGCGTGACGGGCGGATCCACAAGATTGGCAAGGCCGGCAATCCGGACACGCAGCCCGGTGTGGACATCGTGATCGGGCCGGGGACAGAAGCGATTGCGGGCGAGGGCAAGATCCTCACCGCTGGCGGCTTCGACAGCCATATCCATTTCATCTGCCCCCAACAGATCCAAGACGCGCTGCATTCCGGTGTCACGACGCTGCTGGGCGGGGGAACCGGCCCTGCGCATGGCACGTTGGCCACGACCTGCACACCGGGGAGCTGGCATATCGGGCGGATGCTGCAGGCTTTGGACGCGTTTCCGATGAATTTCGGGCTCTCTTGCAAGGGCAATGCCTCGCAACCCGCCGCCCTGGTCGAGATGGTGGAGGCCGGGGCCTGCGCCATGAAACTGCACGAAGACTGGGGCACGACGCCGGGGGCGATTGATTGCTGCCTATCGGTGGCCGACGACATGGACGTACAGGTCATGATCCACACCGACACCCTCAACGAAAGCGGATTTGTCGAAAACACGGTCGCCGCCATGAAGGGCCGCACCATCCATGCCTTTCACACCGAAGGCGCCGGCGGCGGGCACGCGCCTGACATCATCAAGATCTGCGGAGAGGAGCATGTGCTCCCCTCCTCCACCAACCCGACGCGGCCCTTTACGGTGAACACCATCGAAGAGCATCTGGACATGCTCATGGTCTGCCACCACCTGGACAAGTCGATCCCCGAGGACGTGGCCTTTGCCGAAAGCCGTATCCGGAGGGAGACCATCGCAGCCGAAGACATCCTGCATGACATGGGCGCCTTCAGCATCATCGCGTCAGACAGTCAGGCGATGGGGCGGGTGGGCGAGGTGCTGATCCGCACCTGGCAAACCGCCGACAAGATGAAAAAGCAAAGGGGACGTTTGGCAGAGGAAACTGGCGAGAACGACAATCTGCGCGTGCGCCGGTATATCTCGAAATACACAATCAACCCGGCGATCGCCCATGGGGTGAGCCACGAAATCGGCTCGATCGAAGAAGGCAAGCGCGCGGATCTCTGCCTCTGGTCGCCCGCGTTTTTCGGCGTGAAGCCCGAGATGGTGCTGATGTCCGGGACCATCGTCTGTGCGCAGATGGGCGATCCGAATGCCTCCATCCCCACCCCTCAACCTGTCTATACCCGGCCCATGTTCGGCGCCTTTGGCCGGTCTGTCGAGCGCTCTGCCGTGATCTTCGTAAGTGAAGCGGCACAAGCCGCCGGGATCCGGGACAGCCTTGGCCTGGCAAAAGAGACCGTGGCGGTAAAGGGCGTCCGCAACATCGGCAAGAAGGATCTGATTCTGAACAATGCGCTGCCAAAAGTGGACGTGAACCCCGAAACTTACGAAGTGCGCGCCGACGGCGAATTGCTGACCTGCCAGCCTGCCGAGGTCTTGCCGATGGCGCAGCGTTACTTCCTTTACTAA
- a CDS encoding GNAT family N-acetyltransferase, producing the protein MTDVLIKEAAGAADFAAAKSLTLAYFDALRARAPEARKMVDDHMTSHDVEAELDDLSAHFTPPHGACLLARRPDVAVGVVMLSRQTEETCEMNRMFVSDTARGTGLGRALCDAIIAKARAMGFGQMILDTMHFLTEAISLYRSVGFQTYGGAEAYAADDPRILHMRLALPQGASDHLAHGSQIK; encoded by the coding sequence ATGACGGATGTCTTGATCAAAGAGGCCGCAGGTGCTGCCGATTTTGCCGCCGCGAAAAGCCTCACGCTGGCCTATTTCGACGCTTTGCGCGCGCGGGCTCCGGAAGCGCGAAAGATGGTCGACGATCACATGACCAGCCATGATGTCGAGGCTGAGCTAGATGATCTGTCCGCACATTTTACCCCACCGCATGGCGCGTGCCTTCTGGCGCGCAGGCCGGACGTTGCGGTCGGAGTGGTGATGCTGAGCCGTCAAACGGAGGAAACCTGCGAGATGAACCGGATGTTCGTGTCGGACACCGCGCGGGGCACAGGGCTGGGCCGGGCGCTATGCGACGCGATCATCGCCAAGGCCCGTGCCATGGGGTTTGGGCAGATGATCCTCGACACCATGCATTTTCTGACCGAAGCTATATCGCTCTACCGCTCAGTCGGTTTCCAGACCTATGGCGGCGCAGAGGCCTATGCTGCCGATGATCCACGCATCCTCCACATGCGGTTGGCGCTGCCCCAAGGTGCGTCTGACCATCTCGCGCACGGTTCGCAGATCAAATGA
- a CDS encoding carboxymuconolactone decarboxylase family protein, giving the protein MGTVPLLSDDAVSAEALAVFDDIRKVRGTEYINNFWRALAHDPALLKATWERLKDVMAPGALDPLVKEMLYVAVSTANGCSYCVHSHTAAAKAKGMTPEMQGELLAVIGMAMQTNGLVTALQTPVDDMFEAEP; this is encoded by the coding sequence ATGGGCACCGTTCCGCTTTTGTCGGACGACGCGGTCAGCGCCGAGGCGCTGGCCGTCTTCGATGATATCCGCAAGGTACGAGGGACGGAGTACATCAACAATTTCTGGCGCGCGCTGGCGCATGACCCGGCCTTGCTCAAGGCAACGTGGGAGCGTTTGAAAGACGTGATGGCGCCCGGTGCGCTCGACCCGCTGGTCAAGGAGATGCTTTATGTCGCCGTCTCTACCGCCAACGGGTGCAGCTATTGCGTGCATTCCCACACGGCGGCGGCGAAAGCGAAGGGGATGACCCCCGAGATGCAGGGCGAGTTGCTGGCCGTGATCGGCATGGCCATGCAAACGAACGGGTTGGTGACCGCGCTGCAAACACCTGTGGACGACATGTTCGAGGCGGAGCCATGA
- a CDS encoding cyclase family protein, with amino-acid sequence MCDICVINSVKERMLSRRDFFRASAAAGVAATAGMVATAPPALAAGHGGVVDMTHTLSPDFPTFFGEPGIAMDQAFNFAESGFNLFNLSINEHTATHIDAPLHFSADGASVDEIPVSDLVVPLCVIDIAAKAAEDADAQVTPDDLQAWIDTNGPIPEKACVAMHSGWADKAMSDAYRGVDDGGAMHFPGFHLEAAQMLLEETTASALASDTLSLDHGPSADFATHYAWLPAGRYGIENIAGLGNVPAAGATLVVGAPNHKGGSGGPARIFAMI; translated from the coding sequence ATGTGCGATATCTGCGTCATCAATTCGGTAAAGGAGCGGATGCTGTCCCGAAGGGACTTCTTTCGCGCCAGCGCGGCAGCGGGTGTGGCCGCCACGGCGGGAATGGTGGCGACGGCCCCGCCGGCTTTGGCGGCAGGGCATGGCGGCGTGGTGGATATGACGCACACGCTGAGCCCCGACTTCCCGACCTTTTTCGGAGAACCGGGCATCGCGATGGACCAAGCGTTCAATTTCGCGGAAAGCGGCTTCAACCTCTTCAATCTGTCGATCAATGAACACACGGCCACGCATATCGATGCACCTTTGCATTTCTCAGCCGACGGTGCGTCGGTGGACGAAATCCCGGTCAGCGATCTTGTGGTCCCGCTCTGCGTGATCGACATCGCGGCCAAGGCTGCGGAGGATGCGGATGCACAGGTGACACCGGACGACCTGCAGGCCTGGATCGACACCAACGGGCCGATCCCGGAAAAAGCCTGTGTCGCGATGCATTCGGGATGGGCTGACAAGGCGATGAGCGATGCCTATCGCGGGGTGGACGACGGCGGGGCGATGCATTTCCCGGGCTTCCATCTTGAAGCCGCACAGATGCTGCTGGAGGAGACGACGGCGTCGGCTCTCGCTTCAGACACGCTCTCCCTCGATCACGGGCCATCAGCGGATTTCGCGACGCATTACGCCTGGCTGCCCGCCGGTCGCTATGGAATCGAAAACATCGCGGGCCTTGGCAATGTGCCGGCGGCGGGGGCGACGCTGGTCGTGGGCGCGCCGAACCACAAGGGCGGCTCTGGCGGGCCGGCCCGTATCTTCGCGATGATCTGA
- a CDS encoding urease subunit beta: MIPGEVLTKEGELTLNEGREAITLMVANTGDRPVQVGSHYHFAESNGALDFDRDAARGMRLDIAAGTAVRFEPGQRREVQLIAIGGARRIFGFNQQVMGDL; the protein is encoded by the coding sequence ATGATCCCCGGGGAAGTGTTGACCAAAGAGGGAGAGCTGACCCTCAACGAAGGGCGCGAGGCGATCACGCTGATGGTGGCCAATACCGGCGACCGGCCCGTTCAGGTGGGCAGTCACTACCATTTTGCCGAAAGCAACGGCGCGTTGGATTTCGATCGCGACGCGGCGCGCGGCATGCGGCTGGACATCGCCGCAGGCACTGCGGTGCGGTTCGAGCCCGGTCAGCGCAGAGAGGTGCAGCTGATCGCGATCGGCGGCGCGCGGCGCATCTTTGGGTTCAATCAGCAGGTCATGGGCGACCTGTAA
- a CDS encoding urease subunit gamma → MQLTPREKDKLLVAMAAEVARRRLARGVKLNHPEAIALITDAVVEGARDGRSVADMMQAGAEILTREQCMEGVPEMIHDVQVEATFPDGTKLVTVHNPIR, encoded by the coding sequence ATGCAACTCACACCCCGAGAAAAAGACAAATTGCTGGTGGCCATGGCCGCAGAAGTCGCGCGCCGCCGCCTGGCGCGCGGCGTCAAACTGAACCACCCCGAGGCCATCGCCCTGATCACCGATGCTGTGGTCGAAGGGGCGCGCGACGGGCGGTCGGTCGCGGATATGATGCAGGCCGGCGCGGAGATCCTAACGCGCGAGCAATGCATGGAGGGCGTGCCAGAAATGATCCACGATGTGCAGGTCGAGGCGACGTTTCCGGACGGCACCAAACTGGTGACGGTGCACAATCCGATCCGTTAG
- a CDS encoding urease accessory protein UreD, translating to MTVKSRAPSSVIGALRQQGSLKLLFPRSATDNLTAVLLNTAGGVTGGDRFSTQIEAKAHTDVTVTTQAAERAYRAQEGETGHIETKIDLAPDARMAWLPQETLLYDQAALDRTLSIRMERTSTLLAVEPVVFGRAAMGERLDRLHFRDRIDVVRDGTLIFADRTIIDGRAADQMTRAALGNGAGAMASVIYAAPAAARFLAAARERLPKSCGISALHEDLLYARLLAQDSFALRQILIPLVALLNAHPLPRPWTI from the coding sequence TTGACCGTCAAGTCCCGCGCGCCGTCATCGGTTATCGGCGCTCTCAGGCAACAAGGCTCTCTCAAGCTTCTCTTTCCACGCAGCGCCACGGACAACCTGACAGCCGTCCTGCTGAACACAGCAGGCGGCGTCACCGGCGGAGACAGGTTTTCGACGCAAATTGAAGCGAAGGCACACACGGATGTGACCGTCACCACGCAGGCCGCAGAGCGTGCCTACCGCGCGCAAGAGGGAGAAACCGGACACATCGAAACCAAGATCGACCTGGCCCCGGATGCGCGGATGGCCTGGCTGCCCCAGGAGACGCTGCTTTACGACCAAGCCGCGCTCGATCGCACCCTGTCGATCCGGATGGAGCGCACATCCACACTCCTCGCGGTCGAACCGGTGGTCTTTGGACGCGCAGCGATGGGAGAGCGCCTGGACAGGCTTCATTTCAGGGACCGCATTGACGTTGTCCGGGACGGCACCCTGATTTTCGCCGACCGCACCATCATCGACGGGCGCGCCGCCGATCAGATGACGCGCGCGGCCCTGGGCAATGGCGCGGGCGCGATGGCCAGTGTGATCTATGCGGCCCCCGCCGCCGCGCGCTTTCTGGCGGCGGCGCGCGAGCGTCTCCCGAAGTCCTGCGGCATCAGCGCATTGCACGAAGATCTTCTTTATGCGCGTCTCCTGGCGCAGGATAGCTTTGCGCTCCGCCAAATTCTTATACCGCTTGTCGCGCTGCTGAATGCGCATCCCCTTCCCCGACCCTGGACGATCTGA
- a CDS encoding type 1 glutamine amidotransferase, producing the protein MNLAILVTNTDESAFAQKHPKDGTKFTDLIHDVRPNWSCTAFAVKDGVFPEKPSAFDGLIITGSPASVHDGADWIATLLGLIRRQFTAGQPIFGACFGHQAVALALGGQVVKNPGGWVHGLTVNTLVARTAWMQAMPDPLHLYGSHTEQVARMPEGAQALSCSDGCPVSGFSLGEQIYTTQHHPEMRPDFIAALTEELAPQLGSELTRKARQTLERRADRMAFAESIARFFEHQSVPKTDG; encoded by the coding sequence ATGAATCTGGCCATCCTTGTGACCAATACCGACGAAAGCGCTTTTGCGCAGAAGCATCCCAAGGATGGGACGAAATTCACCGATCTCATCCACGACGTGCGCCCAAACTGGTCCTGCACTGCCTTTGCGGTGAAAGACGGTGTTTTTCCCGAGAAGCCGTCGGCCTTCGACGGGCTCATAATCACCGGAAGCCCGGCATCCGTTCACGATGGGGCAGACTGGATCGCCACCCTCCTTGGGCTGATCCGGAGGCAATTCACGGCGGGTCAGCCGATCTTCGGGGCTTGTTTCGGTCATCAGGCTGTCGCGCTCGCCCTCGGCGGCCAGGTGGTCAAAAATCCGGGCGGCTGGGTGCATGGCCTGACCGTCAATACACTCGTTGCCCGCACGGCATGGATGCAGGCCATGCCGGATCCGCTGCACCTTTACGGCAGCCATACGGAGCAGGTCGCCCGGATGCCGGAAGGCGCACAGGCGCTTTCATGCTCGGATGGATGTCCCGTCAGCGGTTTCTCATTGGGAGAGCAGATCTATACGACGCAGCATCACCCGGAAATGCGACCGGACTTCATTGCGGCGCTGACAGAGGAACTGGCACCGCAACTCGGATCCGAACTGACGCGAAAGGCGAGACAAACGCTTGAGCGGCGGGCGGACAGAATGGCCTTTGCCGAAAGCATCGCACGTTTTTTTGAGCATCAGTCCGTGCCCAAGACAGACGGATGA
- a CDS encoding cytochrome P450, whose protein sequence is MTIWSPHDDGFADLTLHDTFSDGAPYNTFARLRRDDPLHWTDYADGEGFWSVTRHADIAEMNRNTEVFSSARGIRMEDQSYEEYLARRTFQETDPPEHSRTRMLLLPAFTRTVMAEYEEEIRDLCHGILDAALEHGTFDATKLIARELPMRMLGRIIGTPEEDLPWLVEKGDALIANTDPDFTDHVLDRMETDEYRMMPFNSPAGAELYAYAKELMESKAARGDESGVLPLILRPAKDGSVISETEFRNFFCLLVAAGNDTTRYSIAAGIQAMCHQPELLAQMQGGEVWDTAPDEIIRWATPALYFRRTATRDHQMHGKTIREGDKVLYWFASANRDEAVFDDPYRVDLARHPNRHLAFGQGGPHVCLGMWLARLEVRVLFQELAKRLKSIEPAGQHKFLRSNFVGGIKELPVTVTRA, encoded by the coding sequence ATGACGATCTGGTCCCCTCATGATGATGGATTTGCCGATCTGACCTTGCATGACACCTTCTCTGATGGTGCGCCTTACAACACCTTTGCCCGGCTCAGGCGGGACGATCCGCTGCACTGGACGGACTATGCGGATGGGGAAGGGTTTTGGTCGGTCACCCGTCATGCCGATATCGCCGAGATGAACCGCAATACCGAAGTTTTCTCCTCCGCGCGCGGCATCCGGATGGAGGATCAGAGCTACGAAGAATATCTCGCCCGCCGCACTTTTCAGGAGACCGACCCGCCTGAACATAGCCGGACACGCATGCTGCTTTTGCCTGCCTTCACCCGGACTGTGATGGCCGAGTACGAAGAAGAGATCCGCGATCTCTGCCACGGTATCCTCGACGCAGCGCTTGAGCATGGGACCTTCGACGCGACCAAGCTCATTGCCCGCGAATTGCCGATGCGGATGCTGGGCCGCATCATCGGCACACCGGAAGAGGATCTGCCCTGGCTGGTGGAGAAAGGCGACGCGCTGATCGCCAACACCGACCCTGATTTCACCGACCACGTGCTGGACCGGATGGAGACCGATGAATACCGCATGATGCCCTTCAATTCTCCCGCAGGGGCAGAGCTTTACGCCTATGCCAAGGAATTGATGGAGAGCAAAGCCGCGCGCGGGGACGAAAGCGGCGTTCTACCTCTGATACTGAGACCGGCCAAGGACGGCTCTGTCATCTCCGAGACGGAGTTTCGCAATTTCTTCTGCCTGCTCGTTGCCGCGGGCAACGACACCACGCGCTATTCCATCGCCGCAGGTATTCAGGCGATGTGTCACCAGCCCGAACTGCTGGCGCAGATGCAAGGCGGAGAGGTTTGGGACACCGCGCCCGATGAGATCATCCGCTGGGCCACCCCCGCGCTCTATTTCCGGCGCACGGCGACGCGCGATCATCAGATGCACGGCAAGACGATCCGCGAGGGGGACAAGGTGCTTTACTGGTTCGCCTCTGCCAACCGGGACGAGGCGGTCTTCGATGATCCCTACCGCGTCGACCTCGCGCGCCATCCCAACCGCCACCTGGCTTTCGGGCAGGGCGGGCCGCATGTCTGCCTGGGCATGTGGCTCGCGCGGCTTGAGGTGCGCGTGCTCTTTCAGGAGCTTGCCAAGCGGCTGAAATCCATCGAACCTGCCGGACAGCATAAATTCCTGCGCTCGAATTTCGTGGGCGGGATCAAGGAATTGCCCGTCACCGTGACGCGCGCCTGA